Proteins encoded by one window of Chryseobacterium sp. POL2:
- the ileS gene encoding isoleucine--tRNA ligase, with amino-acid sequence MSQFKEYKNLNLTQVAENIAANWKDNDTFKKSVEIRQGHPEFVFYEGPPSANGLPGIHHVMARAIKDIFCRFQTQNGKQVFRKAGWDTHGLPVELGVEKELDITKEDIGRKITIEDYNKACREAVMRYTDVWNDLTEKIGYWVDLEDPYITYKPKYMETVWWLLKQLHNKELLYKGYTIQPYSPKAGTGLSSHELNQPGTYRDVSDTTIVAQFKVKNLSEKTASKIAGISKIESCDIAENTCGGALHWAEFDNEKQAPIYILAWTTTPWTLPSNTALTVGPKIDYVLVKTFNQYTFEPINIILAKALVTKQFGKKFVEGTDEDFANYTSESKTIPYQILAEFKGSDLVGTTYEQLVPWFLPAENPEEAFRVIPGDFVTTEDGTGIVHTAPTFGADDAKVAKDAGVPPMLVKDEHDNLVPLVDLQGKFIHGANVPEVFAGKYIKNEYYDEGKAPEKSWDVHLAIQLKEENRAFKVEKYVHSYPHCWRTDKPVLYYPLDSWFVKMSQVKNRLVELNETINWKPKSTGEGRFANWLENVNDWNLSRSRYWGIPLPIWRTDPSTSSGQVEEKVIGSVEELYNEIEKSIAAGQMHENPFKGFEIGNMSEENYDLIDLHKNVVDKIVLVSDSGKPMKRESDLIDVWFDSGSMPYAQLHYPFENKELIDDKKAYPADFIAEGVDQTRGWFYTLHAIATTVFDSVAYKNVVSNGLVLDKNGQKMSKRLGNAVDPFETLSVYGPDATRWYMISNANPWENLKFDIEGIDEVRRKFFGTLYNTYSFFALYANVDGFNYSEAEVKNRPEIDRWILSELNLLIKDVKAFYEDYEPTKVARAINTFVNDNLSNWYVRLCRRRFWKGDYSEDKISAYQTLYTCLETVAKLSAPIAPFFMDQLYQDLNAITGKNNANSIHLTDFPVADESLIDTDLVEKTHLAQNITSMVFSLRKKENVKVRQPLQKVMIPVLDKKTEEQILAVSELIKQEVNVKELQLINAEEASHLIVKQIKPNFKALGSKLGKDMKTVAGAISQLSSEQITQLEKDGKMTIAGYEIGIEDVEISTKDIPGWTVASDGKTTVALDLTLTEELKSEGVAREFINRIQNLRKEKDFELTDKISIGLENNNPFAEDINKNKNYITAEVLAEEIAIVESLDSFDEIEIEEVTFKVKVKKA; translated from the coding sequence ATGAGTCAATTTAAAGAATATAAAAACCTCAATCTCACCCAAGTTGCAGAAAATATCGCTGCCAATTGGAAAGATAACGATACATTCAAAAAATCTGTGGAAATCCGCCAAGGGCATCCAGAATTTGTATTTTATGAAGGACCGCCTTCTGCAAATGGATTACCAGGAATTCACCACGTTATGGCGAGAGCAATTAAGGATATTTTTTGTCGTTTTCAAACTCAAAACGGGAAACAAGTTTTCCGTAAAGCAGGTTGGGACACACACGGACTTCCCGTAGAATTGGGCGTTGAAAAAGAACTAGACATCACCAAAGAAGATATCGGCAGAAAAATTACGATTGAAGATTACAACAAAGCCTGTCGCGAAGCGGTAATGCGCTACACCGATGTGTGGAATGACCTTACCGAAAAAATTGGTTATTGGGTAGATCTTGAAGATCCGTACATCACCTACAAACCAAAATACATGGAAACAGTTTGGTGGTTATTGAAACAATTGCACAACAAAGAACTTTTGTACAAAGGTTACACCATTCAGCCGTATTCGCCAAAAGCGGGAACAGGTTTATCTTCTCACGAATTGAACCAACCCGGAACTTATCGTGATGTTTCGGATACGACGATTGTTGCTCAGTTTAAAGTAAAAAATCTTTCTGAAAAAACCGCTTCTAAAATTGCTGGCATTTCAAAAATTGAAAGTTGCGATATTGCCGAAAACACTTGCGGAGGCGCTTTACATTGGGCTGAATTCGATAATGAAAAACAAGCACCTATCTACATTTTAGCTTGGACGACAACGCCTTGGACTTTACCTTCCAACACGGCGTTAACGGTTGGTCCAAAAATCGATTATGTTTTAGTAAAAACTTTCAATCAATATACTTTTGAACCGATTAATATTATCTTGGCGAAAGCTTTGGTAACAAAACAATTCGGGAAAAAATTTGTGGAAGGAACCGATGAAGATTTTGCGAATTACACTTCAGAATCCAAAACCATTCCTTATCAAATTTTAGCAGAATTTAAAGGTTCAGATTTGGTGGGAACAACTTATGAACAGCTTGTTCCTTGGTTTTTACCTGCTGAAAATCCTGAAGAAGCTTTCCGTGTAATTCCTGGAGATTTCGTAACGACGGAAGACGGAACAGGAATTGTACACACGGCGCCAACTTTTGGTGCAGATGATGCGAAAGTAGCTAAAGATGCTGGCGTTCCGCCAATGTTGGTGAAAGACGAGCACGACAATTTAGTTCCTTTGGTGGATTTGCAAGGAAAATTCATTCATGGAGCAAATGTTCCTGAAGTTTTCGCTGGAAAATATATTAAAAACGAATATTACGACGAAGGAAAAGCACCAGAAAAATCTTGGGATGTTCATTTGGCGATTCAGCTGAAAGAAGAAAACAGAGCTTTCAAGGTGGAAAAATACGTTCACTCCTATCCGCATTGCTGGAGAACCGACAAACCGGTTTTATATTATCCTTTGGATTCTTGGTTTGTGAAAATGTCTCAAGTGAAAAACCGTTTGGTAGAGCTGAACGAAACCATCAATTGGAAACCAAAATCTACTGGAGAAGGGCGTTTTGCGAATTGGTTAGAAAACGTAAACGATTGGAATCTTTCCCGTTCAAGATATTGGGGAATTCCGTTGCCAATTTGGCGTACCGACCCTTCCACAAGCTCAGGACAGGTTGAAGAAAAAGTTATTGGTTCTGTTGAAGAATTATACAACGAAATCGAAAAATCTATTGCTGCAGGACAAATGCACGAAAATCCGTTCAAAGGATTTGAAATCGGGAATATGTCCGAAGAAAATTATGACTTAATCGATCTTCATAAAAATGTGGTGGATAAAATTGTCTTGGTTTCCGATTCTGGAAAACCAATGAAGCGTGAAAGCGACTTGATCGACGTTTGGTTCGATTCGGGCTCTATGCCTTACGCACAGCTGCATTATCCGTTTGAAAACAAAGAATTAATCGACGATAAAAAAGCATATCCTGCGGATTTCATTGCGGAAGGCGTTGACCAAACTCGTGGGTGGTTCTATACGCTTCATGCGATTGCGACGACGGTTTTCGATTCTGTGGCGTACAAAAATGTGGTTTCTAACGGTTTGGTTTTGGACAAAAATGGCCAAAAAATGTCTAAACGTCTCGGAAATGCGGTCGATCCTTTCGAAACGCTTTCTGTGTACGGTCCAGACGCTACGCGTTGGTATATGATTTCAAATGCGAATCCTTGGGAAAACTTGAAATTTGATATTGAAGGAATTGATGAAGTTCGTAGAAAATTCTTCGGAACGCTTTACAACACCTATTCTTTCTTCGCTTTGTACGCGAATGTTGACGGTTTCAACTATTCAGAAGCGGAAGTTAAAAACAGACCAGAAATCGACAGATGGATTTTATCTGAATTGAATCTTCTCATTAAAGATGTAAAAGCATTCTACGAAGATTATGAACCAACGAAAGTGGCAAGAGCCATCAATACTTTTGTGAACGATAATTTGTCAAACTGGTACGTTCGACTTTGTCGCCGAAGATTTTGGAAAGGCGATTACAGCGAAGATAAAATTTCGGCTTACCAAACTTTATACACTTGTTTGGAAACAGTGGCGAAACTTTCCGCTCCAATTGCGCCATTCTTCATGGATCAGTTGTATCAGGATTTGAACGCTATTACCGGAAAAAACAATGCAAATTCAATTCACTTAACAGACTTCCCAGTTGCAGATGAAAGCTTAATCGATACCGATTTGGTGGAAAAAACGCATTTGGCTCAAAATATTACGTCGATGGTTTTCTCATTGAGAAAAAAGGAAAACGTAAAAGTTCGTCAACCGCTTCAAAAAGTGATGATTCCTGTTTTGGATAAGAAAACCGAGGAGCAAATTTTAGCGGTTTCGGAACTCATTAAGCAAGAAGTAAACGTAAAAGAACTTCAATTGATTAACGCTGAAGAAGCTTCACATCTCATTGTGAAACAAATCAAGCCGAATTTCAAAGCTTTAGGTTCTAAGCTTGGAAAAGACATGAAAACTGTCGCTGGAGCAATTTCTCAATTAAGTTCAGAGCAAATTACCCAGTTGGAAAAAGACGGAAAAATGACGATTGCAGGTTATGAAATCGGAATTGAAGATGTTGAAATTTCCACCAAAGACATTCCGGGTTGGACAGTGGCAAGCGACGGAAAAACAACTGTGGCATTAGATTTGACGCTAACGGAAGAATTAAAATCCGAAGGAGTTGCCAGAGAATTCATCAATAGAATTCAGAATCTTAGAAAAGAAAAAGATTTCGAATTAACGGATAAAATCTCAATTGGTTTAGAAAACAACAATCCTTTCGCAGAGGACATCAATAAAAATAAAAATTATATCACGGCAGAAGTTTTGGCAGAAGAAATTGCGATTGTAGAAAGCCTTGATAGTTTTGATGAAATCGAAATAGAAGAAGTGACATTTAAAGTAAAAGTTAAGAAAGCTTAA
- a CDS encoding T9SS type A sorting domain-containing protein, giving the protein MKKIALLGLLFLSQLSFSQKAQNFESKITFQKTNPEGCLNFYYGPFPEETFTPECRGREEQIFTASRYNTYSNVNVSAGVAYTFITYSEYNSVKKAFITISNEEGTEVYASGTDRITWTSTKDEVVRFYVHPDNQCGDSDESVKKYILCGAVPPEPTYGCDQSYNGPFWVACSVSGEAGYLTADDFFVPKDSEAFKLNSLKFLLVPLAGTEDFLKYKIEIRKDNNNSPGDVIIAYDNPDVEVIQNTEEIMGFPTYWANVTIPNNGLELPVNQQENTRYWVTIQVWSKSNNNIGILNFHRINGWLTSPTFQSLDDRATWITTTWQEDPGLESIWSFDADCSLMAVDDANADKITFYPNPVKHILNISSTKSIKEVNILSYTGQKLMTIKDVKNNQINISSLTSGNYLVNIKLESGSIKTFKIQKK; this is encoded by the coding sequence ATGAAAAAAATCGCTCTTTTAGGCTTGCTCTTTCTCTCACAATTGAGCTTCTCTCAAAAAGCCCAAAACTTTGAAAGCAAAATCACCTTTCAAAAAACAAATCCAGAAGGTTGTCTCAATTTTTATTATGGCCCTTTCCCCGAAGAAACTTTCACCCCAGAATGTCGAGGAAGAGAAGAACAAATCTTCACAGCCTCGCGCTACAACACGTACTCCAACGTCAATGTTAGCGCAGGAGTAGCCTACACTTTCATTACATATTCCGAATACAACAGTGTAAAAAAGGCTTTCATAACAATTTCCAACGAAGAAGGAACCGAAGTCTATGCTTCAGGAACAGACAGAATAACTTGGACCTCAACAAAAGATGAAGTTGTAAGATTTTATGTGCACCCAGATAATCAATGTGGAGATTCTGACGAAAGCGTGAAAAAATATATCCTCTGCGGCGCTGTTCCTCCAGAACCCACATACGGTTGCGACCAATCTTACAATGGCCCGTTCTGGGTCGCGTGCTCGGTAAGCGGAGAAGCTGGATACTTAACAGCTGATGACTTTTTTGTCCCGAAAGATTCTGAGGCTTTCAAATTAAACTCTTTAAAATTTCTTTTGGTGCCTTTAGCCGGAACAGAAGATTTTCTAAAATATAAAATCGAAATCCGAAAAGACAACAATAATTCTCCAGGTGATGTGATAATAGCCTACGACAATCCCGATGTAGAAGTTATACAAAACACAGAAGAAATTATGGGATTCCCAACTTATTGGGCTAATGTCACAATCCCTAACAATGGACTAGAACTTCCTGTAAACCAACAAGAAAACACCAGATATTGGGTAACTATACAAGTTTGGTCCAAGTCCAACAATAACATTGGAATCCTAAATTTCCACCGAATCAACGGATGGCTTACCTCTCCAACTTTTCAAAGTCTGGACGATAGAGCAACATGGATTACCACAACTTGGCAAGAAGATCCAGGCTTAGAAAGCATTTGGTCTTTTGATGCGGATTGTAGCTTGATGGCTGTCGACGACGCCAATGCTGACAAAATCACATTTTATCCAAATCCTGTAAAACACATCCTGAATATTTCTTCTACAAAATCAATTAAAGAAGTCAATATCCTTAGTTATACAGGACAAAAACTGATGACCATTAAAGATGTGAAAAACAATCAAATCAACATTTCTTCTTTAACATCAGGAAATTATTTAGTAAACATTAAACTGGAAAGCGGAAGTATCAAAACTTTCAAAATACAAAAAAAATAA
- a CDS encoding DUF6576 domain-containing protein, translating to MTIVSIILIIIVIFAFVFRKKITSTVSSQEEKYISIDDRFNERKREREKEIDQLLSKMGKNGIDDLSSKDRKRLEELSKN from the coding sequence ATGACAATAGTTAGCATCATTCTCATTATTATCGTTATTTTTGCCTTTGTTTTTAGAAAGAAAATAACATCGACGGTTTCGTCTCAGGAAGAAAAATATATCAGTATTGACGATAGGTTCAACGAGAGAAAACGAGAACGCGAAAAAGAAATCGACCAACTTCTCAGCAAAATGGGAAAAAACGGCATCGATGATTTGAGTTCTAAAGACCGAAAAAGATTAGAAGAATTGTCCAAAAATTAA
- a CDS encoding tetratricopeptide repeat protein — protein sequence MSKFIFLVKKSIYIGMLFISASLFSQDKVAVLTDSLLQSKDPQKNVELSLKIADQLKFKNFERAKYYINLSKDNTQKIDTDEAWINFYKKSGKIYFDVDALDLFGESLLKQYEYYKNTTHERRYKLENQLAILYARLNDKDLALYYFNKLWEHYKKQKNYPMMAQTKTNIGNLHLNYDFPKKALSYFEEALVYLEKSQDKSLEQELLTNIGRTYTKLSQNEKALDFLTKAKSKTNDTTDKETQSWISQNIADVYIQMKNADQAILYARHAEKLDNTQNTFSQRDLLETLYKAYLLKKNYKTASEYFVKYDNARKNLNIESKAVNVEKIKIDYNNKIKNQELEIANNKKRSSLIIAICSLVILLLIFFIIIIKYKNKLLKAKLDNQLKEYKETQLKQELEIRNKELTIKTIKETEQKELYQFLMNDLKKIQSDAVKTDVKNTLNHVIKTMTQNDAYNNWEEFELRFSNVYESFYKKLDALHPNLSALDKRICALIKLNLSTKEIANITKSSIRSIENIRTRLRKKIGLTNSKTDLNKYLLEL from the coding sequence ATGTCAAAATTTATATTTTTAGTAAAGAAAAGCATTTATATCGGCATGCTTTTCATTTCTGCATCATTATTTTCTCAAGACAAAGTGGCTGTTCTTACCGACAGCCTACTCCAAAGTAAAGATCCCCAAAAAAATGTTGAACTGAGCCTTAAAATTGCTGACCAACTCAAATTTAAAAATTTTGAAAGAGCCAAATATTACATCAACCTGTCCAAAGACAACACCCAAAAAATTGATACCGACGAGGCCTGGATCAACTTTTATAAAAAATCAGGGAAAATTTATTTTGATGTTGACGCGCTCGATCTCTTTGGAGAATCTCTTCTCAAACAATACGAATATTATAAAAATACCACACACGAGCGGCGCTATAAGCTAGAAAACCAACTTGCTATTTTGTACGCAAGACTCAACGACAAAGATTTGGCATTGTATTATTTCAATAAACTTTGGGAACATTATAAGAAACAGAAAAACTACCCAATGATGGCACAGACGAAAACCAATATTGGAAATCTGCATCTTAATTATGACTTTCCCAAAAAAGCTTTATCCTACTTCGAAGAAGCTTTGGTGTATTTAGAAAAAAGCCAGGACAAAAGTTTAGAACAAGAACTCTTAACCAACATTGGCAGAACATATACCAAGCTCTCCCAAAATGAAAAAGCACTTGATTTTCTTACAAAAGCAAAATCAAAAACCAACGATACAACAGATAAAGAAACACAAAGCTGGATAAGCCAAAACATTGCCGATGTCTATATCCAAATGAAAAATGCCGACCAAGCTATTCTCTATGCGCGCCACGCCGAAAAACTAGACAACACCCAGAATACTTTTTCACAAAGAGATCTTTTAGAAACACTTTACAAAGCTTATCTTCTTAAAAAGAATTACAAAACCGCCTCGGAATATTTTGTAAAATATGACAATGCCAGGAAAAACCTCAACATAGAATCGAAAGCTGTGAATGTTGAAAAAATAAAGATTGATTACAACAATAAAATAAAAAACCAAGAACTAGAAATCGCCAACAACAAAAAACGCTCATCACTCATCATTGCCATTTGCAGTCTTGTAATATTATTGCTCATCTTTTTCATCATTATTATTAAATACAAAAACAAATTGCTAAAAGCAAAACTAGACAACCAACTGAAAGAATATAAAGAAACACAACTGAAACAAGAACTCGAAATCCGAAATAAAGAACTGACCATAAAAACCATTAAAGAAACAGAGCAAAAAGAACTTTATCAATTTCTGATGAACGACCTCAAAAAAATACAATCCGACGCTGTAAAAACCGACGTAAAAAACACTTTAAACCATGTCATTAAAACAATGACACAAAACGACGCCTATAATAATTGGGAAGAATTTGAACTTAGATTTTCTAATGTATATGAATCTTTTTATAAAAAACTAGACGCATTACATCCTAATCTCAGCGCACTAGACAAAAGAATTTGCGCACTCATAAAACTTAACCTTTCTACCAAAGAAATTGCAAATATTACCAAATCTTCTATTCGATCAATAGAAAATATCCGAACCAGATTGAGAAAAAAAATAGGATTAACCAATAGCAAAACCGATCTCAACAAATATTTGTTAGAATTATAA
- the topA gene encoding type I DNA topoisomerase, with protein MSKNLVIVESPAKAKTIQKYLGKDFEVKSSFGHIRDLPKKGMGIDLSNFTPDYEVSADKKKLVTELKAAVKKAEMVWLASDEDREGEAIAWHLAQELKLKPENRKRIVFHEITKNAILKAIENPRDIDQNLVDAQQARRVLDRIVGFEMSPVLWKKVKPGLSAGRVQSVAVRLVVEREKEIRNFTPTASFKVDAVFLNDSKQDIAARLKKDFAKESEAEQFLEQAKNTEFKVLNVETKPGTRSASAPFTTSTLQQEASSRLGYNVTTTMRLAQRLYEEGFITYMRTDSVNLSQEAIEGAKSQILSEYGKEYSSPRNYTTKSASAQEAHEAIRPTDFSVKSIGDAQLNKLYQLIYRRTLASQMANAKIEKTVIEIGNPSLPQHFEAQGEVIIFDGFLKAYGIVKTEDDDEENNEKLLPKVKVGEVLEYKSIVASEKFTRPSARYTEAGLVRKLEELGIGRPSTYAPTIQTIQNREYVDKREIEPQTREVVRISLAKGNIKKEVLDEKFGGDKNKFVPTDIGEVVNDFLTSNFAEILDFGFTARVEQEFDDVANGGKEWKNLMTDFYGVFHPRIEDVEEHAERATGDRLLGIDPKSGKNVHARIGRFGAMIQIGEVEDEEKPIFASLMSGQNIATITLEEALELFKLPFDLNDFEGQGVTIGVGRFGPYVKWGETYISIPKGEDPLSVNQERAEEIIREKQKADAPIASYKGEPVTKGTGRFGPFIKYQSIFINVPKKYDFNNLSQNDIVELIEAKLEKEANRYIQQWEKEKIALENGRWGPFIKFGKTNLKIPKRADGEKYDAEELKEIDLETVKAWIKEQDPKAFEEKKKAPAKKAAAKKPAAKKTTTTKKK; from the coding sequence ATGTCCAAAAATCTAGTTATCGTAGAGTCACCTGCAAAAGCAAAAACCATCCAGAAATATCTGGGGAAAGATTTCGAAGTTAAATCTAGCTTCGGTCACATAAGGGATTTGCCTAAAAAAGGGATGGGGATAGATTTGAGTAATTTTACGCCAGATTACGAAGTTTCTGCCGATAAAAAGAAATTGGTAACAGAACTGAAAGCCGCAGTTAAAAAAGCCGAAATGGTTTGGTTGGCTTCCGATGAAGACCGCGAAGGAGAAGCTATTGCATGGCATTTGGCTCAAGAATTAAAATTGAAGCCCGAAAACAGAAAAAGAATTGTTTTTCATGAAATTACCAAGAATGCAATTTTAAAAGCTATTGAAAATCCACGCGATATCGATCAAAATTTAGTCGATGCACAACAAGCAAGACGTGTTTTGGATAGAATTGTAGGTTTCGAAATGTCACCCGTTCTTTGGAAAAAAGTAAAACCAGGACTTTCTGCGGGTAGAGTACAATCGGTTGCCGTAAGACTTGTTGTGGAAAGAGAAAAGGAAATCCGAAATTTTACTCCAACGGCGAGTTTCAAAGTAGATGCTGTTTTTTTGAATGATTCAAAACAGGATATTGCAGCAAGACTTAAAAAAGATTTCGCTAAAGAATCTGAAGCAGAACAATTTTTAGAACAAGCAAAAAACACCGAGTTTAAAGTTCTAAATGTAGAAACAAAACCAGGTACGCGTTCGGCTTCGGCACCTTTTACAACATCTACACTTCAGCAGGAAGCGTCTTCAAGATTGGGTTATAATGTAACCACAACCATGCGTTTAGCGCAACGACTTTACGAAGAAGGTTTTATAACCTATATGAGAACCGACTCCGTGAATTTATCTCAAGAAGCTATCGAAGGCGCTAAATCTCAAATTCTATCAGAATACGGAAAAGAATATTCTTCTCCAAGAAATTATACTACAAAATCTGCTTCTGCACAGGAAGCTCACGAAGCTATTCGTCCAACAGATTTTTCTGTGAAAAGTATTGGCGATGCACAGCTTAATAAATTATATCAATTGATTTACCGTAGAACTTTAGCCTCTCAGATGGCGAATGCTAAAATTGAGAAAACGGTTATCGAAATCGGAAATCCAAGTTTGCCACAACATTTTGAAGCTCAAGGAGAAGTTATTATTTTTGATGGTTTCTTAAAAGCTTACGGCATTGTAAAAACGGAGGATGATGACGAAGAAAACAACGAAAAACTGCTTCCAAAAGTAAAAGTTGGTGAAGTTTTAGAGTATAAATCAATTGTTGCTTCGGAGAAATTTACAAGACCTTCTGCAAGATACACGGAAGCGGGTTTGGTAAGAAAACTGGAGGAATTGGGCATCGGTCGTCCTTCTACTTATGCACCAACTATACAAACGATTCAGAATCGTGAATATGTTGACAAGCGTGAGATAGAGCCACAAACTAGAGAAGTTGTACGTATTTCTTTAGCGAAAGGAAATATTAAAAAAGAAGTTCTTGACGAAAAATTCGGTGGCGATAAAAATAAATTCGTTCCTACAGATATTGGTGAAGTGGTGAATGATTTCCTGACGTCTAATTTTGCAGAAATCCTAGATTTTGGTTTTACAGCAAGAGTGGAGCAAGAATTTGATGATGTTGCCAATGGCGGAAAAGAATGGAAAAACTTAATGACAGATTTCTACGGTGTTTTCCATCCGAGAATTGAAGATGTTGAAGAACATGCAGAACGCGCTACTGGAGACCGTTTGTTAGGAATTGATCCTAAATCGGGTAAAAATGTTCACGCAAGAATTGGCCGTTTTGGAGCGATGATTCAAATTGGTGAAGTGGAAGATGAAGAAAAACCAATTTTCGCCTCATTGATGAGTGGTCAAAATATCGCAACCATTACTTTAGAAGAGGCTTTGGAATTGTTCAAACTTCCTTTTGATCTTAATGATTTTGAAGGTCAAGGTGTAACTATCGGTGTTGGACGTTTTGGGCCTTACGTGAAATGGGGCGAAACTTATATTTCAATTCCAAAAGGTGAAGATCCACTATCTGTAAATCAGGAGCGTGCCGAAGAAATTATTAGAGAAAAGCAAAAAGCCGATGCGCCAATTGCGAGTTATAAAGGAGAACCTGTAACCAAAGGAACGGGAAGATTTGGTCCATTTATCAAATACCAATCCATTTTCATTAATGTTCCTAAGAAATATGATTTCAATAATCTTTCTCAAAACGATATTGTTGAATTAATAGAAGCTAAACTTGAAAAAGAAGCCAACCGTTATATTCAACAATGGGAAAAAGAGAAAATCGCTCTTGAAAACGGACGTTGGGGACCATTTATTAAATTCGGAAAAACCAATCTTAAAATTCCGAAAAGAGCCGATGGCGAAAAATACGACGCCGAAGAGCTTAAAGAAATTGATTTGGAAACTGTAAAAGCATGGATTAAAGAACAAGATCCAAAAGCTTTTGAAGAAAAGAAAAAAGCTCCTGCTAAAAAAGCTGCCGCAAAAAAGCCAGCAGCTAAAAAAACGACAACCACGAAAAAGAAATAA
- a CDS encoding EpsG family protein, producing the protein MSILHPYFIVALIIMIIFSFHEVYAGKVNRKYLYYFGAYLIVLAGFRNNVGADYGSYMGIYYWSASKDYWSIFLKALTLDPPTPVELEWGYVLINKIIVGFKAPFYMLTFVVAILAITFKNKFVEENTVYPFTLLLLLFIPGYFIGESGQMRQNLGSFIAYFAIRYIKERRVWMYLLFIHIAGGIHNVCYILLPMYWVARIPLNKMWMILLIIASIIASPFEVYRIFGSWLDSMTTDISMVVGFNGYMNEEIVRQRGGFGIPEAMMLIITFFLFVFDTPMKKKYPYYEYHRNYAVIGICFYFIFRNNPIFSSRLAGVFVGFAYILIPNAMYVVNEGTKRLIHLFILFLVVFNFFVFSTFNNIIKGRFTIDTYKNWILP; encoded by the coding sequence ATGAGTATTCTGCATCCGTATTTTATCGTAGCGCTGATTATCATGATAATTTTTAGTTTTCATGAAGTCTATGCTGGAAAAGTTAATCGAAAATATCTGTATTATTTTGGTGCTTATCTTATTGTATTAGCAGGTTTTAGAAATAATGTAGGTGCCGATTATGGAAGTTATATGGGGATTTACTATTGGTCTGCTTCAAAAGACTATTGGAGTATTTTTCTTAAAGCTTTGACCTTGGATCCGCCCACGCCTGTTGAGTTGGAATGGGGTTATGTTTTGATTAACAAAATAATAGTAGGATTTAAGGCACCATTTTATATGTTGACCTTTGTCGTTGCGATATTGGCTATTACCTTCAAAAATAAATTTGTGGAGGAAAATACCGTTTATCCTTTCACGTTGTTACTATTACTATTTATTCCAGGATATTTTATTGGAGAAAGTGGTCAAATGCGACAAAATTTAGGTTCTTTCATCGCTTATTTTGCGATTCGATATATCAAAGAACGTAGAGTTTGGATGTACTTGCTATTCATTCATATTGCTGGAGGCATACACAATGTTTGTTATATTCTATTGCCAATGTATTGGGTGGCAAGAATTCCGCTCAACAAAATGTGGATGATATTATTAATTATCGCATCCATTATTGCTTCGCCTTTTGAAGTGTACAGAATTTTTGGAAGTTGGCTAGATTCTATGACAACGGATATTTCCATGGTTGTAGGTTTTAATGGTTATATGAATGAAGAGATTGTCCGCCAAAGAGGAGGTTTTGGAATTCCAGAAGCCATGATGCTTATTATTACCTTCTTTTTGTTTGTTTTTGACACGCCGATGAAAAAGAAATATCCTTATTACGAATACCATCGGAATTATGCTGTAATCGGAATTTGTTTCTATTTTATATTCAGAAATAATCCGATTTTCTCGTCTAGATTAGCAGGTGTATTTGTGGGATTTGCTTACATTCTTATCCCAAATGCGATGTATGTTGTTAATGAGGGGACTAAAAGATTAATCCATTTGTTTATTTTATTTCTGGTGGTGTTCAACTTTTTCGTTTTCTCGACTTTTAATAATATTATTAAAGGGCGATTTACAATTGATACCTATAAAAACTGGATCCTTCCTTAA
- a CDS encoding TraR/DksA family transcriptional regulator — protein sequence MNTAEEKLRYSDAELQEFRELIQEKINKAEKDLLLIKESFINDQNNGTDDTSPTFKAFEEGAETLSKEQNALLAGRQEKFIRDLKNALIRIQNKTYGICRVTGKLISKERLKAVPHATLSIEAKNMQR from the coding sequence ATGAATACAGCAGAAGAAAAGTTGCGTTATAGTGATGCCGAGTTGCAGGAATTTAGAGAATTAATCCAAGAAAAAATCAATAAAGCCGAAAAAGACTTATTACTTATAAAAGAGAGTTTTATCAATGACCAAAACAATGGTACAGACGACACTTCACCAACCTTTAAGGCTTTTGAAGAAGGTGCTGAAACCTTGAGCAAAGAGCAAAATGCTTTGTTGGCTGGGCGTCAAGAAAAATTTATTCGTGATCTAAAAAATGCATTGATCAGAATACAAAACAAAACCTACGGCATCTGTCGTGTTACAGGAAAGTTAATCTCAAAAGAAAGGCTGAAAGCTGTACCACACGCCACATTAAGCATTGAAGCTAAAAATATGCAACGATAA